In Actinoplanes derwentensis, the following proteins share a genomic window:
- a CDS encoding S8 family serine peptidase, giving the protein MRRYAVGALATGVLAAVAAFALPSGTTSWEPVTYGLTENAERLVPQIVSAQRPVRVLSTARDAAGRPVVTVRQVSDRAAAITAVEAGQQAPGAIGVELDAPVTALDAPTGTDVYRSQQWSLATMNVAQAWQASTGADITVAVIDTGVDAGHPDLAGQVLPGIDLIAGTEGASTDPNGHGTHVAGTIAAVTGNSTGVTAVAPHAKILPIRALDADGSGYMSDTATGIVYAADHGAQVINMSLGGTESSGAVSTAITYARSKGVVVVAAAGNSRANGSPTSYPAADDGVIAVASTTSGDVYSGFSNRGDYIDVAAPGSAIISTYPQASGSAYVSMSGTSMAAPHVAALAALLKGYDGALTPDQVQQAMQISAVDLGTTGKDSDYGYGRVDAAAALAAIIPATTDPAPSTDPSAPDAPQQSIPASSSPPPTTVAPPPTTTAPAPAPSTPAETPAQPPSASPTPTPASPAPTVPPAPPSPTPTAPAPPLVKPVVTANVKAQTVRYGTKVRVVFTVKAGGKAWAGKTVQVCDPAGCKMRTTSAGGAVTSDAYTVKGRYSVYLKVPATTTSTAVT; this is encoded by the coding sequence ATGCGCCGTTACGCCGTTGGTGCTCTGGCGACGGGTGTGCTGGCTGCCGTCGCCGCGTTCGCGCTGCCGTCGGGCACCACGAGCTGGGAGCCTGTCACGTACGGGCTCACCGAGAACGCGGAGCGGCTGGTACCGCAGATCGTCTCCGCGCAGCGGCCGGTGCGCGTGCTCAGCACCGCCCGTGACGCTGCCGGCCGGCCGGTCGTCACCGTCCGGCAGGTCAGCGACCGGGCCGCCGCCATCACCGCGGTCGAGGCCGGTCAGCAGGCGCCGGGGGCGATCGGTGTCGAGCTCGACGCGCCGGTGACCGCCCTCGACGCGCCTACCGGCACCGACGTCTACCGCAGCCAGCAGTGGTCGTTGGCGACCATGAACGTGGCTCAGGCCTGGCAGGCCTCCACCGGCGCCGATATCACCGTCGCGGTGATCGACACCGGCGTCGACGCCGGGCATCCGGACTTGGCCGGTCAGGTCCTGCCCGGCATCGACCTGATTGCCGGCACCGAAGGTGCCAGCACCGACCCGAACGGGCACGGCACCCACGTGGCCGGCACCATCGCCGCGGTGACCGGCAACAGCACAGGCGTCACCGCAGTCGCCCCGCACGCAAAGATCCTGCCGATCCGGGCGCTGGACGCCGACGGCTCCGGCTACATGTCCGACACCGCGACCGGCATCGTCTACGCCGCCGACCACGGCGCTCAGGTGATCAACATGTCGTTGGGCGGCACCGAATCCAGCGGCGCGGTCAGCACCGCGATCACGTACGCCCGCAGCAAAGGCGTCGTCGTGGTCGCCGCCGCCGGCAACAGCCGCGCGAACGGCAGCCCCACCTCGTACCCGGCCGCCGACGACGGAGTCATCGCGGTCGCCTCGACCACCTCCGGTGACGTGTACAGCGGCTTCTCCAACCGAGGCGACTACATCGACGTCGCAGCCCCGGGCAGCGCCATCATCAGCACCTACCCGCAGGCGTCGGGCAGCGCCTACGTGTCCATGAGCGGCACCTCGATGGCTGCCCCGCACGTCGCTGCCCTCGCCGCACTGCTCAAGGGCTACGACGGTGCGCTGACGCCCGACCAGGTCCAGCAGGCCATGCAGATCTCCGCGGTCGACCTGGGAACCACCGGCAAGGACAGTGACTACGGGTACGGCCGGGTGGATGCCGCCGCCGCACTGGCCGCGATCATCCCGGCCACCACCGACCCGGCACCGTCGACCGACCCGTCAGCCCCGGACGCTCCGCAACAGAGCATTCCGGCATCGAGCAGCCCGCCGCCCACCACGGTGGCGCCGCCACCGACCACCACAGCACCGGCGCCTGCCCCGAGCACCCCTGCCGAAACGCCAGCCCAGCCGCCCAGCGCATCCCCCACCCCCACGCCGGCTTCGCCAGCCCCCACTGTGCCCCCGGCTCCGCCCTCGCCCACCCCGACCGCGCCGGCCCCACCGTTGGTGAAGCCGGTGGTGACCGCAAACGTGAAGGCACAGACGGTCCGCTACGGCACCAAGGTCCGAGTCGTCTTCACGGTGAAGGCCGGCGGCAAGGCCTGGGCAGGTAAGACCGTCCAGGTCTGTGACCCGGCCGGCTGCAAGATGCGAACCACGTCGGCCGGCGGGGCGGTGACCAGCGACGCCTATACGGTCAAGGGCCGCTACTCGGTCTACCTCAAGGTGCCCGCCACTACCACCAGTACCGCCGTGACCTAG
- a CDS encoding tyrosine-type recombinase/integrase, translating to MPETSPIFQDPVTGLFGFRLELGNDSSGIRMQARRSGFVTVKAAKVVYDRLCRQRDARHPKPRPSDTMRAICEGWLLAREQELEPNTRYNYMWLLNLIYPYVGRVRASRLSARMVENAYRDLEAAGYSRTSLRTLDLVLSKAFEEQLGRRLGTRKPRESDDERLVWTLAEARRFGEHVVEDRLYPMWRLLLVSGLRRGELCGLRCGDLEPDQGTLTVRRQIVVENPGSRTRVKPPKSHNGFRTLVLDAVTLGMLEAMASGSASRYLFTGRTGQPMRPDNLTDRFNQLAVAAKVRPLGPHQIRHMLASNLLDTGYGIHEVAERLGHDPATLMRYYAKVSATRRRQAGDRIAELVTAPERPPGRTDFSTASPLTVVPGDGHVDGQEEAVKMTGRPEWRYAIS from the coding sequence ATGCCCGAGACCAGTCCCATCTTTCAAGATCCGGTCACCGGGTTGTTCGGGTTCCGTCTGGAGCTGGGCAACGACAGCAGCGGGATCCGTATGCAGGCGCGGCGGTCCGGGTTCGTGACGGTGAAGGCCGCGAAGGTCGTGTACGACCGGCTGTGCCGGCAGCGGGATGCGCGGCATCCGAAGCCGCGGCCGAGTGACACGATGCGGGCCATCTGTGAGGGCTGGCTGCTCGCCCGTGAGCAGGAGCTTGAACCCAACACCCGCTACAACTACATGTGGCTGCTCAATCTGATCTACCCGTATGTGGGCCGGGTGCGGGCGTCGCGGCTCAGTGCTCGGATGGTGGAGAACGCTTACCGCGACCTGGAAGCGGCGGGCTACTCCCGTACCAGTCTGCGGACCCTGGACCTGGTTTTGTCCAAGGCGTTCGAGGAACAACTCGGCCGCCGGTTGGGAACACGTAAGCCGCGGGAGAGCGACGACGAGCGGCTGGTGTGGACGCTGGCCGAGGCCCGCCGGTTCGGCGAGCATGTCGTCGAGGATCGCCTGTACCCGATGTGGCGGCTGCTGCTGGTGTCCGGGCTGCGGCGTGGCGAGTTGTGTGGTCTGCGGTGCGGTGATCTGGAACCCGATCAGGGCACGCTGACCGTGCGGCGGCAGATCGTGGTCGAGAATCCTGGCAGCCGGACACGGGTGAAGCCACCGAAGTCGCACAACGGCTTCCGGACGCTGGTTCTGGATGCGGTGACCCTGGGGATGCTTGAGGCGATGGCGTCGGGGTCGGCGTCGCGGTATCTGTTCACCGGGCGGACGGGTCAGCCGATGCGGCCGGACAATCTCACCGACCGGTTCAACCAGCTCGCCGTCGCCGCGAAGGTCAGGCCGCTGGGCCCGCATCAGATCCGGCACATGCTTGCGTCGAATCTGCTCGACACCGGCTACGGCATCCATGAGGTCGCCGAGAGGCTCGGCCATGATCCGGCCACGCTTATGCGCTACTACGCAAAGGTCAGCGCCACCCGGCGCCGGCAAGCCGGCGACCGGATCGCCGAGCTGGTCACCGCACCCGAGCGTCCGCCTGGCAGAACTGACTTCAGCACGGCTTCGCCCTTGACAGTGGTACCCGGTGATGGCCACGTTGATGGCCAAGAAGAGGCCGTGAAGATGACCGGTAGGCCTGAATGGCGATATGCTATTTCGTAG
- a CDS encoding NucA/NucB deoxyribonuclease domain-containing protein, whose translation MRRTLAALMTAAIAVLATATPATAAVPRPDPGGWMVTKSSGGTPTPTNAAPQTSSALPAALPQDDVKRICRNEHAAQASTQQGWMMDRFNRCHIGHRKVELRCKGCTTVIASVEFDYTLVGIAQNGSRTVDFYLSFDNWTPLGGAERETTPMRISLTGCGTLITCNPSRAEVTQPLGQWAAVPNMWVTMTSPDNTGIGADFRASALVRLGMAILPVNPQIDPWIENDMTTADIRFDSAGAVAGKHHGAVFSDMIPTYDLAAIARADNWESGVEESIQHIDDALHHPVRTWPSFLGKAPPGEYRPSAGANQRPLHRLVDSSLQNTNREWARKVCVDVWGEGSATPNLNCDEYPMASTREGAYTGSGGADGNSNGWQTWHGSARLIGEVDNQDSGRLYLNNGFYQPQRIIDGDAFFVAITR comes from the coding sequence GTGAGAAGGACACTAGCGGCTCTGATGACCGCCGCGATCGCGGTGCTCGCCACGGCCACCCCGGCCACCGCCGCTGTCCCCCGGCCTGATCCGGGCGGCTGGATGGTGACGAAGTCCTCCGGCGGCACGCCTACACCCACCAATGCGGCACCGCAGACCAGCAGCGCGCTGCCCGCCGCCCTGCCGCAGGACGACGTCAAACGCATCTGCCGAAACGAGCACGCCGCACAAGCCTCGACCCAGCAGGGCTGGATGATGGACCGGTTCAACCGGTGCCACATCGGTCACCGCAAAGTCGAGCTGCGGTGCAAGGGCTGCACCACGGTCATCGCCAGCGTCGAGTTCGACTACACGCTGGTCGGGATCGCACAGAACGGCAGCCGCACGGTCGACTTCTACCTGAGCTTCGACAACTGGACGCCGCTCGGTGGCGCCGAGCGGGAGACCACACCGATGCGGATCAGCCTGACCGGCTGCGGGACCCTGATCACCTGCAACCCCTCCCGCGCCGAGGTCACCCAGCCGCTCGGGCAATGGGCCGCCGTGCCGAACATGTGGGTCACCATGACATCACCGGACAACACCGGCATCGGCGCCGACTTCCGAGCGTCGGCGCTCGTCCGGCTCGGGATGGCGATCCTCCCGGTGAACCCGCAGATCGACCCGTGGATCGAGAACGACATGACCACTGCCGACATCCGGTTCGACTCGGCCGGTGCGGTAGCCGGCAAGCACCACGGCGCGGTCTTCTCCGACATGATCCCCACATACGATCTGGCGGCGATCGCCCGAGCCGACAACTGGGAGTCCGGCGTCGAGGAGTCGATCCAGCACATCGACGACGCGTTGCACCACCCGGTACGTACCTGGCCCTCCTTCCTCGGCAAGGCCCCGCCCGGCGAGTACCGGCCGTCGGCCGGCGCCAACCAGCGGCCGCTGCATCGTCTGGTCGACAGCAGCCTGCAGAACACCAACCGGGAGTGGGCCCGCAAGGTCTGTGTCGACGTCTGGGGTGAGGGGTCGGCAACACCGAACCTGAACTGCGACGAGTACCCGATGGCGTCGACCCGCGAGGGCGCCTACACCGGCAGCGGTGGGGCCGACGGCAACAGCAACGGCTGGCAGACCTGGCACGGTTCGGCCCGGTTGATCGGCGAGGTCGACAACCAAGACTCCGGCCGACTCTACCTGAACAACGGCTTCTACCAGCCGCAGCGCATCATCGACGGAGACGCGTTCTTCGTCGCGATCACTAGATGA
- a CDS encoding SMODS domain-containing nucleotidyltransferase yields MKLHAYFKHFLASTVNLDDSRIEKLNQRVDALASFLRGHETFGEFFIDLVPQGSFAQRTIIKPVGSREYDADVLLAMKEHPSWTPAEYTQELYKAFRGSGRYRQMAHRRTRCVFIDYADPFHVDVIPFVESRKDITNNKTDDWEHTDPEGFTAWLEGKTRATGGRLPAILRILKYLRDSKTMFSVKSVLLTILVGGRIETWHADLEDGYYGDIPTALVHILEDLDAYLQANYWMPPIYDPAGTGQDFSQRWDQDEYANFRRQIHSYTAKVRDAYDEPDQAKSLAAWQAVFGDGFQAPPANTVEASAARDDSGEQFINSAKQIPVRLTESVRLVGHVRRAGVLRSYALPARGDRVGKNRTIDFTLAECSVEQPYSVYWKVKNTGREARDRRQLRGQVELGGTSRHESTSYVGSHYVEVYIVKDGVCVARDRQQVIIPPGMGA; encoded by the coding sequence ATGAAGTTGCACGCCTATTTCAAGCATTTCCTCGCCAGCACGGTAAATCTCGACGACTCTCGCATCGAAAAGCTCAACCAGCGCGTTGATGCGCTCGCGTCCTTCCTGCGCGGCCATGAAACCTTCGGCGAGTTCTTCATCGACCTTGTCCCGCAGGGCTCCTTCGCGCAGAGAACGATCATCAAGCCAGTGGGGTCACGCGAGTATGACGCCGACGTCTTGCTCGCGATGAAGGAACACCCGTCGTGGACGCCGGCCGAGTACACGCAGGAGCTGTACAAGGCCTTCCGCGGCAGCGGCCGCTACCGGCAGATGGCGCACCGCCGGACCCGATGCGTCTTCATCGACTACGCCGACCCGTTCCACGTCGACGTCATCCCGTTCGTCGAGTCGCGGAAGGACATCACGAACAACAAGACCGACGACTGGGAGCACACCGACCCCGAGGGCTTCACCGCCTGGTTGGAGGGAAAGACACGAGCCACCGGCGGCCGACTCCCGGCGATCCTGCGCATCCTCAAGTACCTGCGCGACAGCAAGACAATGTTCTCGGTGAAGTCGGTTCTGCTCACCATTCTGGTCGGCGGACGCATCGAAACGTGGCATGCCGACCTGGAGGACGGCTACTACGGCGACATTCCCACCGCTCTGGTGCACATCCTCGAAGACCTCGACGCCTACCTGCAGGCGAACTACTGGATGCCACCGATCTACGACCCAGCCGGCACCGGACAGGATTTCAGTCAGCGCTGGGACCAGGATGAGTACGCGAACTTCCGTCGGCAGATCCACAGCTACACCGCCAAAGTCCGCGACGCGTACGACGAACCCGACCAGGCCAAAAGCCTCGCGGCCTGGCAGGCGGTGTTTGGCGACGGATTCCAAGCTCCGCCGGCGAACACCGTCGAGGCGAGCGCCGCGCGAGACGATTCAGGCGAGCAGTTCATCAACTCTGCCAAGCAGATTCCGGTCCGGCTGACCGAGTCGGTCCGGCTTGTCGGCCACGTACGACGAGCCGGAGTCTTGAGGTCATATGCCCTACCCGCACGCGGCGACCGGGTCGGGAAGAACCGGACCATCGATTTCACGCTGGCCGAGTGCAGCGTTGAACAGCCGTACTCGGTTTACTGGAAGGTCAAGAACACCGGCCGTGAAGCACGAGACAGACGTCAACTGCGTGGGCAGGTGGAACTCGGCGGCACAAGCAGACACGAGTCGACATCGTATGTAGGGAGTCACTACGTCGAGGTCTACATCGTGAAGGACGGTGTGTGCGTCGCACGAGACCGCCAGCAAGTGATTATCCCTCCAGGCATGGGTGCCTAG
- a CDS encoding STAS domain-containing protein, whose product MTGIGATPAEDVFGRVIPRINGTVVELHGDLDLATIDMLQDCLTVGVERGGDMLVDLADVTLIDGAALSVLVRAGRVAQRRGQRVQLMAPSLFVRRILAAAELGEAFPVIDDPKTPAPT is encoded by the coding sequence ATGACGGGCATAGGCGCGACACCAGCGGAAGACGTTTTTGGCCGGGTGATTCCACGGATCAACGGGACCGTGGTGGAACTGCACGGTGACCTCGACCTGGCGACGATCGACATGCTGCAGGACTGCCTCACCGTCGGCGTCGAACGCGGCGGTGACATGCTCGTTGACCTGGCTGATGTCACCCTGATCGACGGTGCCGCCCTGAGCGTCCTGGTCCGGGCCGGCCGCGTCGCGCAACGCCGTGGCCAGAGGGTCCAGCTGATGGCACCGTCCTTGTTCGTCCGACGCATTCTCGCCGCTGCCGAACTCGGCGAGGCGTTCCCGGTCATCGACGACCCGAAAACGCCGGCCCCGACCTGA
- the lgt gene encoding prolipoprotein diacylglyceryl transferase, with protein MSLAYLPSPSQGVWHLGPFPIRAYALCILVGIVVAVLITQRRWVARSGRAEDVLDVAAWAVPFGIIGGRLYHVITDPQLYFAPGRNPVAALYIWQGGLGIWGAVALGAVGTWIGCRRRGISLAAFAGAVAPGLVLAQAIGRWGNYFNQELFGGPTNLPWALLIDPGNRPETTPDISLYHPTFLYESLWCVGVFFLLIWAEKRFRLTGGRLFALYIAAYTLGRAWIESLRVDDVNHILGLRLNVWTSIIVFLTAVSFLIATRRPGQPGPDAPAPAADEKPHQRKRSRPQPLAARARGGRPYLPGPRD; from the coding sequence ATGAGTCTTGCCTATCTGCCCAGCCCGTCGCAGGGGGTCTGGCATCTGGGCCCGTTCCCGATCAGGGCGTACGCACTATGCATCCTGGTAGGCATCGTGGTGGCGGTGCTGATCACTCAGCGACGCTGGGTCGCGCGATCCGGTAGAGCGGAGGATGTCCTCGACGTCGCGGCGTGGGCGGTGCCGTTCGGCATCATCGGGGGCCGCCTGTATCACGTGATCACCGACCCGCAGCTGTATTTTGCGCCGGGCCGGAACCCCGTCGCAGCCCTGTACATCTGGCAAGGCGGTCTCGGAATCTGGGGAGCCGTCGCGCTCGGCGCCGTCGGCACCTGGATCGGCTGCCGCCGGCGCGGCATCTCGCTGGCCGCGTTCGCCGGCGCGGTGGCCCCCGGCCTGGTTCTTGCCCAAGCCATCGGCAGATGGGGCAACTACTTCAACCAGGAACTCTTCGGCGGCCCCACCAACCTGCCCTGGGCGCTGCTCATCGATCCCGGCAACCGTCCCGAGACCACCCCCGACATCTCCCTCTACCACCCGACATTCCTGTACGAGTCGCTGTGGTGCGTCGGCGTGTTCTTCCTGCTCATCTGGGCAGAGAAACGATTCCGGCTCACCGGCGGCCGCCTGTTCGCGCTGTACATCGCCGCCTACACCCTGGGACGGGCCTGGATCGAGTCCTTGCGGGTCGACGACGTCAACCACATCCTGGGTCTGCGACTCAACGTGTGGACCTCGATCATCGTGTTCCTCACCGCCGTGAGCTTCCTGATCGCCACTCGCCGACCTGGGCAACCAGGCCCTGATGCGCCGGCCCCGGCCGCCGACGAGAAACCACATCAGCGAAAGCGAAGCCGACCTCAGCCGTTAGCAGCGAGAGCCCGCGGAGGTCGTCCCTATCTGCCGGGTCCACGGGACTAA
- a CDS encoding Na+/H+ antiporter NhaA, with translation MFLAAFAVGITVATFGTCQRFAVPVLRSSQAGGAEASPGLAEHFEHRFRPISAGVAVPVFAFMSAGVAVGGVDGLGSALTDPVAVGIVVGLIVGKPVGITAATWLVTRFTRAKMDAGFAWIDVLGLAVLAGIGFTVSLLIGELAFGAGSDRDDHVKVAVLAGSLGAALLATVILRLRNRTYRRIHEAETADADRDDIPDVYQQPAVIRPEGT, from the coding sequence ATGTTCCTGGCCGCGTTCGCCGTCGGTATCACGGTGGCCACGTTCGGAACATGCCAGAGGTTCGCTGTGCCGGTACTTCGCAGCAGTCAAGCCGGTGGCGCGGAGGCCAGCCCGGGGCTGGCGGAACATTTCGAGCATCGGTTCCGGCCGATCTCCGCCGGGGTGGCCGTGCCGGTGTTCGCGTTCATGTCGGCCGGGGTGGCGGTCGGCGGCGTCGACGGTCTGGGTTCGGCCCTGACCGACCCGGTGGCGGTCGGCATCGTGGTCGGGTTGATCGTCGGTAAGCCGGTGGGTATCACCGCGGCGACGTGGCTGGTCACCCGGTTCACTCGGGCGAAGATGGATGCCGGGTTCGCGTGGATCGACGTGCTCGGTCTGGCGGTGCTGGCCGGTATCGGGTTCACGGTGTCGCTGCTGATCGGGGAGCTGGCATTCGGTGCCGGTAGCGACCGGGACGATCACGTGAAGGTCGCGGTGCTGGCCGGCTCGCTGGGAGCTGCGCTGCTGGCAACGGTGATCCTGCGGCTGCGTAACCGCACTTACCGGCGTATCCACGAGGCGGAGACCGCCGACGCCGACCGCGACGACATCCCGGACGTGTACCAGCAGCCGGCAGTGATCCGGCCCGAGGGCACCTGA
- a CDS encoding response regulator codes for MSRGSEYVEILIVQDDPAEALLMREEFGDHRLVNRVQVVHDAPRALAYLDGDLPFTEPAVPDLVLLDVNLPGRDGRVVLRHLRARPATRNVPVILLTDSPAAERILRAEFLPVQGYATKPVDFACLVAVVRSIETLGFQVWRPAS; via the coding sequence GTGAGCCGCGGCAGCGAATACGTCGAGATACTGATCGTGCAGGACGACCCCGCAGAGGCCCTGCTGATGCGTGAGGAATTCGGCGATCACCGGCTCGTCAACCGGGTCCAGGTGGTGCACGACGCTCCACGTGCCCTCGCGTACCTCGACGGCGATCTGCCATTCACGGAGCCGGCCGTTCCAGACCTGGTCTTGCTGGACGTCAACCTTCCTGGTCGTGACGGGCGGGTGGTGCTGCGCCATCTGCGTGCCCGGCCGGCGACCCGCAACGTTCCGGTCATCCTGCTGACCGACTCGCCGGCGGCTGAACGGATTCTCCGGGCGGAGTTCCTGCCAGTTCAGGGCTACGCGACCAAGCCGGTCGACTTCGCCTGCCTGGTGGCGGTGGTCAGGTCCATCGAAACGCTCGGCTTCCAGGTGTGGCGTCCCGCGTCATAG
- a CDS encoding RICIN domain-containing protein, which produces MRRLRSRCAALLAAVVAGSGVILGGTSAQAAVPAPDPVAIGQAEESDLQVLATDADTAGTQVKIRTFKSGLPAAVKSQRWTFEVVVAGSRPTYRIKHLSSGLCLQEAAARDGADVVLAACGTGNNQRWTNGTAQSWSPAGFDLRNKADGRCLDLYASADGQPATMWTCATVYTTQFWRVRTGGFDCGFRSETGFCVTNQPPVHGVMLNFRQQPVSFNGPPSDPEWGSGYNEMSNQVNWDPLDSSNGNPGFDYAEMGWRGAYTSDTGSTAHGAYWLEVGVVDEQSTQEFHAIVRPDSTLADGSMHTWMSLGNDAGEWDVFYDFNHVGTTRFAAGNRTRDLEYGLFTQYAEYASLATPFENRLQLLDGNDVWHRPALGQVSGFPANICGLPDPFSLEMGETNTPPYCFTSSVAARATGEVDRVTLGKPAPGSLAAASPTPVAVARTVHNGVDQKALAGCLGEDPARCLETVPGLAECVAARGQCNALPARAGTAAQRRTPITPVKARELAAADLRAKTLGSRVATLTADRLSRSGVKLDGTAADTQIHVVTGGTVVEGLGKGSDRTYPGYTMAYDAADGRLLYACLGATCPRKDLS; this is translated from the coding sequence GTGAGAAGACTTCGATCCCGGTGCGCGGCTTTGCTCGCCGCGGTCGTGGCCGGCAGCGGTGTGATTCTGGGAGGCACCTCAGCGCAAGCGGCAGTGCCGGCGCCGGATCCGGTCGCCATCGGGCAGGCCGAGGAGAGTGATCTGCAGGTACTGGCGACCGACGCGGATACCGCCGGCACCCAGGTGAAGATCCGCACGTTCAAGAGTGGACTGCCCGCAGCGGTGAAATCCCAGCGGTGGACGTTCGAGGTCGTCGTGGCGGGCAGCCGGCCGACGTACCGGATCAAGCACCTCTCCTCCGGGCTGTGCCTGCAGGAGGCGGCGGCGCGGGACGGCGCCGATGTCGTGCTCGCCGCGTGCGGCACCGGCAACAACCAGCGGTGGACGAACGGTACCGCGCAGTCCTGGTCACCGGCCGGGTTTGACCTGCGTAACAAGGCCGACGGGCGTTGCCTTGACCTGTACGCCAGTGCGGACGGCCAACCGGCCACCATGTGGACCTGCGCCACGGTCTATACCACCCAGTTCTGGCGGGTTCGCACCGGCGGGTTCGACTGCGGTTTCCGGTCCGAGACCGGGTTCTGTGTGACCAACCAGCCGCCGGTGCACGGCGTGATGCTCAACTTCCGCCAGCAGCCGGTGTCGTTCAACGGGCCGCCGTCGGACCCGGAGTGGGGTTCCGGGTACAACGAGATGTCCAACCAGGTCAACTGGGATCCGCTGGACTCGAGTAACGGCAACCCCGGCTTCGACTATGCCGAGATGGGCTGGCGTGGGGCGTACACCTCGGACACCGGTAGCACGGCGCACGGCGCGTACTGGCTGGAGGTCGGCGTCGTGGACGAGCAGTCGACGCAGGAGTTCCATGCCATCGTGCGGCCGGACTCGACCCTGGCCGACGGCTCGATGCACACCTGGATGAGTCTCGGCAACGACGCCGGCGAGTGGGACGTCTTCTACGACTTCAACCACGTGGGTACGACCCGCTTCGCGGCCGGCAACCGCACCCGCGACCTTGAGTACGGGCTGTTCACCCAGTATGCCGAGTACGCCTCGCTGGCCACTCCCTTCGAGAACCGGCTGCAGCTGCTGGACGGTAACGATGTGTGGCACCGGCCGGCTCTGGGCCAGGTGTCCGGCTTCCCGGCCAACATCTGTGGGCTGCCCGATCCGTTTTCGCTGGAGATGGGTGAGACGAACACGCCGCCGTACTGCTTCACCTCCTCGGTGGCGGCGCGGGCCACCGGCGAGGTCGACCGGGTGACGCTCGGTAAGCCGGCGCCCGGCTCGCTGGCCGCCGCGTCGCCCACGCCGGTCGCGGTCGCCCGCACCGTCCACAACGGTGTAGACCAGAAAGCTCTGGCCGGCTGCCTGGGTGAGGACCCCGCCCGCTGCCTGGAGACCGTCCCCGGCCTGGCCGAGTGTGTCGCCGCCCGCGGGCAGTGCAACGCGTTGCCCGCGCGGGCCGGCACAGCCGCCCAGCGCCGCACGCCGATCACCCCGGTCAAGGCCCGGGAACTGGCAGCCGCCGACCTGCGCGCCAAGACCCTCGGCAGCCGGGTCGCCACGCTGACCGCTGACCGGCTCAGCCGCAGCGGCGTCAAGCTCGACGGCACCGCGGCCGACACCCAGATCCACGTCGTCACCGGTGGCACTGTCGTCGAGGGCCTCGGCAAAGGGTCTGATCGCACCTACCCGGGCTACACGATGGCCTATGACGCCGCCGACGGCCGCCTGCTCTACGCCTGCCTCGGCGCGACCTGCCCCCGGAAGGATCTCTCGTGA
- a CDS encoding SAVED domain-containing protein, producing MLATSAALTNFTRGWRDLLAHLEAHHPGLPSIDVFPAVPVTAAVAIGRAPMRDVHPPLRVYDRNPDGGYTFALKVTP from the coding sequence GTGCTGGCGACCTCGGCCGCGCTGACGAACTTCACCCGCGGGTGGCGTGACCTGCTGGCACACCTGGAAGCACACCATCCGGGCTTGCCGTCCATCGATGTCTTCCCCGCGGTTCCCGTCACCGCCGCCGTCGCTATCGGGCGAGCACCGATGCGTGACGTCCACCCGCCCCTCCGGGTGTACGACCGCAACCCGGACGGCGGCTACACCTTCGCCCTCAAGGTCACCCCATGA